The Montipora capricornis isolate CH-2021 chromosome 1, ASM3666992v2, whole genome shotgun sequence genome contains a region encoding:
- the LOC138060445 gene encoding uncharacterized protein — protein sequence MSSIITSLLKVTVGFLVDKARDRAVEKLRDGDVVDQKIREIIAREIEDVKSKLDALSRKDLLAAIDAFETGLRYLYKASDLKTDAATRSRQTANEAQLKEAVSLTTSPAPVDSIVLAAGMRNMELTEFVGEARRALSQGKERFKMAREEATRAFNNESLSTLDRITALRYRVMAAVLNSAAEEILGAASELSSLSMKSALKSALPEVRFGMEDQREIVSAVWKVNRAINDVLQATGENIDICYYPTIDIEVIAINADGEFILADDDKSVKVFHNNGKFIYKFYPHVRQTGYTGTELLAVATDENNNTYVLFRDLIGRNRLEVQVFNGAELGMKFHVLTEFFLTELTVGKGKLLVLTHDMVHVYYLNGRHERTFGSGIISNAIDVAVGPSGQIFVLDSHLKRCIVFNEDGVKKDESTVRLRGEKLLHGLAFHPLGEYFFVVGIDWWRLCIGTLAVEIYTTDGEFSREIILRENEPPFIPLPSFAISKEGRLAVTCSTEGIDAMVIVI from the exons ATGTCATCGATAATAACATCGTTACTTAAGGTCACTGTCGGCTTTTTGGTCGACAAGGCCAGAGATCGGGCAGTGGAAAAGTTGAGAGATGGCGATGTGGTTGATCAGAAAATTCGAGAGATAATCGCGCGAGAAATCGAAGACGTCAAGTCAAAACTGGATGCGTTATCAAGAAAGGATCTTCTGGCAGCAATAGATGCCTTTGAAACAGGTTTGCGTTATCTGTACAAAGCAAGTGACTTGAAGACTGATGCAGCAACAAGGTCAAGACAGACAGCAAACGAAGCGCAGTTAAAAGAGGCAGTGAGCTTGACTACTTCACCCGCTCCTGTCGACTCAATAGTTCTCGCTGCCGGAATGAGAAATATGGAGCTGACGGAGTTTGTAGGAGAAGCCAGGAGAGCGCTATCTCAAGGAAAAGAAAGATTCAAAATGGCTCGTGAAGAAGCTACCAGGGCCTTCAACAATGAATCTCTCAGTACGCTTGACCGCATTACTGCTCTTCGGTATCGAGTGATGGCGGCAGTCCTTAACTCAGCAGCTGAAGAAATCCTGGGGGCCGCGAGCGAGTTGTCATCTTTATCAATGAAGAGTGCTCTGAAAAGTGCATTACCAGA GGTTCGATTTGGAATGGAAGATCAAAGAGAAATTGTTTCTGCTGTTTGGAAGGTGAATCGAGCAATTAACGATGTCCTGCAAGCAACTGGTGAAAACATAGATATTTGCTACTATCCCACTATTGACATCGAAG TAATTGCAATAAACGCAGATGGAGAATTTATTTTAGCAGACGATGATAAAAGCGTCAAGGTTTTTCATAACAATGGAAAATTTATTTACAAGTTTTATCCACATGTAAGGCAAACTGGTTACACTGGAACAGAGTTGCTTGCTGTAGCTACTGATGAGAACAACAATACCTACGTTCTGTTTCGAGATCTAATTGGTAGGAATAGACTGGAAGTTCAAGTTTTCAACGGAGCTGAGCTGGGCATGAAGTTTCATGTGctgacagaattttttttaacagaactGACAGTCGGCAAAGGTAAATTGCTGGTATTAACACATGATATGGTCCACGTGTACTACCTTAATGGAAGACATGAGCGTACTTTTGGAAGCGGGATAATAAGTAATGCAATTGATGTCGCTGTCGGACCTAGTGGACAGATCTTTGTGCTGGACTCTCATCTAAAGCGCTGCATAGTATTCAACGAAGATGGTGTAAAAAAGGACGAGTCCACAGTCCGCTTGCGGGGCGAAAAGTTGCTTCATGGTTTGGCTTTTCATCCATTGGgtgaatatttctttgtcgtgGGAATTGATTGGTGGCGGCTTTGTATAGGCACACTGGCGGTGGAAATATACACTACAGATGGCGAGTTTTCTCGGGAAATTATACTCCGCGAAAACGAACCGCCTTTTATTCCACTACCATCCTTTGCAATCAGTAAAGAAGGTCGCTTAGCTGTAACCTGCTCAACTGAGGGCATTGACGCAATGGTTATTGTTATCTAA